A section of the Ornithinimicrobium sufpigmenti genome encodes:
- a CDS encoding Tad domain-containing protein → MRVAGSERGSILPVVPIMALVMLMLAGLVIDASRQLNARGQAVAYAEEAARAGAQAIQPEVPLRLDPAEVGDLVAEYCSTVLGQQHVTACELVRLDPAPDGPPRPLVVVVRVQTQIPTTLLGMVGVRSLSASGEGRAQPVEGVLDVPEPTPEP, encoded by the coding sequence ATGAGGGTGGCAGGGAGTGAGCGGGGCTCGATCCTGCCCGTCGTGCCGATCATGGCGCTGGTGATGCTCATGCTGGCCGGGCTGGTGATCGACGCCTCGCGACAGCTCAACGCCCGCGGCCAGGCCGTCGCCTACGCCGAGGAGGCGGCCCGCGCCGGGGCGCAGGCGATCCAGCCCGAGGTGCCGCTGAGGCTGGATCCCGCCGAGGTCGGCGACCTCGTCGCGGAGTACTGCTCCACGGTCCTCGGGCAGCAGCACGTGACCGCCTGCGAGCTGGTCCGGCTCGACCCGGCCCCGGACGGCCCGCCCCGGCCCCTGGTCGTGGTCGTCCGGGTGCAGACCCAGATCCCCACCACCTTGCTGGGGATGGTGGGCGTCCGGTCCTTGTCCGCGTCCGGCGAGGGCCGGGCCCAGCCTGTCGAAGGAGTGCTCGATGTCCCTGAGCCCACGCCGGAGCCGTAG
- a CDS encoding TadE family protein, which yields MATRPTGRHRRPRRAGRAWGPGRPGRGGERGSIALEMAFAAPIVLLLLALAWTYGRVAWANGHLEAGARDAARVATQSRSAEEARANALAVVQENTAAVAGCGESAAVLLTGSFEPGSTLTVRASCSYSLSDIGLPGAPGTMTPTATFSSVIDQRRGIAP from the coding sequence ATGGCCACCCGCCCCACCGGCCGGCACCGGCGTCCCCGGCGTGCTGGGCGTGCCTGGGGCCCAGGAAGGCCAGGGCGGGGCGGCGAGCGGGGTTCGATCGCGCTGGAGATGGCCTTCGCCGCGCCGATCGTGCTCCTGCTCCTGGCCCTGGCGTGGACCTACGGCCGCGTGGCCTGGGCGAACGGCCACCTCGAGGCCGGTGCTCGCGACGCGGCACGGGTGGCGACCCAGTCCCGCTCGGCCGAGGAGGCCCGCGCCAACGCGCTCGCCGTGGTGCAGGAGAACACTGCCGCGGTCGCCGGCTGCGGGGAGAGCGCGGCCGTCCTGCTGACCGGCAGCTTCGAGCCGGGCAGCACGTTGACCGTGCGGGCGAGCTGCAGCTACAGCCTGTCCGACATCGGGCTGCCCGGGGCGCCGGGCACGATGACCCCGACCGCGACCTTCTCCTCGGTCATCGACCAGCGGCGGGGGATCGCTCCATGA